The Bacteroidota bacterium genome contains a region encoding:
- a CDS encoding TMEM175 family protein — protein sequence MTKTRLEAFSDGVLAIIITIMVLEIKVPHDASVQALINLFPIFTSYVLSFFFVGIYWVNHHHLLHMINNVHSKILWANMGLLFSLSLIPFTTSWMGENHYASLPVAIYCSNLLLCGFAAYFLQIAITYKLPPDDEVFVIIKKTVIKTYFSVSLNIISIPCAFYYPLISLICIAVLCILWVIPDKGIEKVLEEKIE from the coding sequence ATGACAAAAACAAGATTAGAAGCATTTAGCGATGGGGTTTTAGCCATCATCATCACTATTATGGTACTCGAAATAAAAGTGCCTCATGACGCAAGTGTTCAAGCACTTATTAATTTATTTCCTATATTTACCAGTTACGTGCTTAGTTTTTTCTTTGTCGGAATTTATTGGGTCAACCACCACCATCTGTTGCACATGATAAACAACGTACATAGCAAAATACTGTGGGCAAATATGGGGTTATTGTTTTCTCTTTCTTTAATACCCTTCACTACTAGCTGGATGGGGGAGAATCATTATGCCTCGCTGCCAGTGGCAATATATTGTTCCAATTTGCTGTTATGCGGTTTTGCAGCATATTTTTTACAAATTGCAATCACCTACAAATTACCTCCCGATGATGAAGTTTTTGTAATCATTAAAAAGACTGTAATAAAAACCTATTTTTCTGTATCGCTAAATATCATCTCCATTCCCTGTGCTTTTTATTACCCATTAATTTCCCTGATATGTATAGCAGTGCTCTGCATTCTATGGGTTATCCCCGACAAGGGTATTGAAAAAGTATTAGAGGAAAAAATAGAATAA
- a CDS encoding histidine kinase, with the protein MQDSKGFIWFCTETGVNRFDGQNFESYSTNDGLADNENFESYEDSKGRIWFMSLTGKLSYYYKGSFYNEHNTPSLKYNADGSLLFNCAEDSVGRMWFSTNSGMVFCYDGKKTSELITSKDAVSGRPVFFKYAKTLMVLQLKAITAGDKKQLYGKNIYTGTDLILPGQNNKVGSLSALFSHYSQSGLTESYMLCQWYKLFKIENGREHNIEIPNSDRMQSFMIDGKDLWFGGEKKGLLLVQNFENSKLWKIQNLLADKTINHILKDHENNIWIATHGNGIYMLPSFAREVISLNDVEILSAGGISCMEPTGNASEILVGYHNGDLRVIKDLKSVQKYSLAHDGINRINDLRKLSDVEYLIGTDKGLYKLNTSTSIISKVDLQGLVSFKSFDRSNKDEIIFSINGRIIKKKGNGYATMLQSEDNSGRIVSLAATDGNNLYFGNSYGLMKLHGIVDTLVQKDDNNQYSYKSLLYTNKVLWAGTNGNGLFLLKDDIFIKKFDLKDGLTGRICNHISAGPDNTVWVATNDGITVFSGITLNILRRITIQDGLLNNDIKDIVFSDGKAYIGTALGISVFPQNFVSTDLPPQIHYTKVLVGAEKVYNDPEEISYQYFNGFVRILYAGISYISPQEVLYSYRFSKDSTWVQTNAKELTFFDLQPGNYTLLVRAMKPNSGWSNAALLQIIVTPLFYQAIWFKAILVLIFIAGIWYYLDRRTKAIRKKEANKLEQLRLVANLEAQALSSQLNPHFIFNSLKTLQHYIENQGEEKGMDYLKEFSLLMEQVLKQAKQNYIKLADELVFIKRYMDMEKVRFDSHFEYDIKPPIGYDAKQIQLPPMLLQPMLENAFKHAFEIDYIAPTMQVTIDIDKNFIHCKIEDNGLGIDTTRQREKPPRYTHTAMQVAANRLELMTTSDGSKGTIEIIDKSNLNNLSTGTIVILHIPLTLEQ; encoded by the coding sequence ATGCAAGACTCAAAAGGTTTTATTTGGTTTTGTACCGAGACAGGAGTTAACCGTTTCGATGGGCAGAATTTTGAATCGTACTCCACCAACGATGGCCTTGCCGATAATGAAAACTTTGAAAGCTATGAAGATAGTAAAGGTCGTATTTGGTTCATGAGTTTAACAGGGAAACTAAGCTATTATTATAAAGGAAGTTTTTATAATGAACATAACACCCCAAGCCTAAAGTATAATGCAGACGGTTCGCTATTGTTCAATTGTGCTGAAGATTCGGTTGGCAGAATGTGGTTTTCTACCAATAGTGGAATGGTGTTTTGTTACGATGGAAAGAAAACCAGCGAACTGATAACATCTAAGGATGCAGTTTCGGGTCGACCTGTATTTTTCAAGTATGCCAAAACCTTGATGGTATTGCAGCTTAAGGCAATTACTGCTGGAGACAAAAAACAATTGTACGGCAAAAATATATATACAGGCACAGACTTAATTTTACCAGGCCAGAACAATAAAGTTGGGTCATTATCTGCCTTGTTTTCACATTATTCACAATCAGGGCTTACAGAATCCTATATGCTCTGTCAGTGGTATAAGCTTTTCAAAATAGAGAATGGGCGTGAACACAATATAGAAATACCCAATAGCGATAGAATGCAGTCATTTATGATTGATGGTAAAGATCTGTGGTTCGGTGGAGAAAAGAAAGGACTTTTATTGGTTCAAAATTTCGAAAATTCAAAATTATGGAAAATACAGAATCTGCTTGCCGATAAAACCATTAACCATATATTAAAAGACCACGAAAACAATATATGGATAGCCACTCATGGTAATGGCATATATATGTTGCCTTCGTTTGCCCGCGAGGTTATTTCATTGAACGATGTCGAAATTCTTTCTGCTGGCGGCATTAGTTGCATGGAGCCCACCGGGAATGCAAGTGAAATACTTGTGGGATATCACAATGGTGACTTAAGGGTGATTAAAGATTTAAAAAGTGTTCAAAAATACAGTCTGGCACACGATGGAATCAACCGTATTAATGATTTAAGAAAACTTAGCGATGTTGAATATCTGATAGGTACCGATAAAGGATTATATAAATTGAACACCAGTACTTCAATCATTTCAAAAGTGGATTTACAAGGACTGGTATCTTTCAAATCGTTTGATAGATCCAATAAGGATGAAATTATATTCTCAATAAATGGACGTATTATCAAAAAGAAAGGAAATGGATATGCGACCATGCTTCAATCGGAAGATAATAGCGGTCGGATTGTGTCACTTGCCGCTACCGATGGGAATAACTTGTACTTTGGCAACTCTTATGGATTGATGAAATTGCATGGCATAGTTGACACATTGGTGCAAAAAGATGACAACAACCAATACAGTTATAAATCATTATTATATACCAATAAAGTGTTATGGGCAGGTACTAATGGCAATGGACTTTTTTTGTTAAAAGATGATATATTCATCAAGAAATTTGATTTAAAAGACGGGCTAACCGGAAGAATTTGTAACCATATATCTGCCGGCCCAGACAATACAGTATGGGTAGCAACTAACGATGGGATAACCGTATTTAGTGGCATTACGCTAAATATATTGAGACGTATAACGATTCAAGATGGATTATTGAATAATGATATAAAGGATATTGTATTTTCCGATGGTAAGGCATATATAGGTACGGCATTAGGCATAAGTGTATTCCCACAAAATTTTGTTTCAACCGACCTGCCACCACAGATTCATTATACCAAAGTGCTTGTAGGTGCCGAAAAAGTATATAATGACCCCGAAGAAATATCATATCAATATTTCAATGGCTTTGTTAGAATATTATATGCTGGAATATCCTATATATCTCCCCAAGAGGTATTGTATTCTTATAGGTTTTCAAAAGATTCCACCTGGGTGCAAACCAATGCCAAAGAACTAACTTTTTTCGATTTGCAACCTGGCAATTACACCCTTTTAGTAAGAGCCATGAAACCCAATAGTGGATGGAGTAACGCAGCATTGTTACAAATTATTGTTACACCTTTGTTTTATCAAGCAATATGGTTTAAGGCAATTCTTGTTTTGATATTTATTGCAGGTATATGGTATTATTTGGATCGTCGCACCAAAGCTATCAGAAAAAAAGAAGCAAATAAATTAGAGCAACTGCGGTTAGTGGCTAACCTCGAAGCACAAGCACTGAGCAGCCAATTGAATCCTCATTTTATTTTTAACTCGCTAAAAACCTTGCAACATTATATAGAAAACCAGGGCGAAGAGAAGGGAATGGACTATCTTAAGGAGTTTTCATTATTGATGGAGCAGGTATTAAAACAGGCTAAACAAAATTATATAAAGTTAGCCGACGAACTTGTGTTTATTAAAAGGTATATGGATATGGAAAAAGTGCGTTTCGATAGCCATTTTGAATATGATATAAAACCGCCTATAGGTTATGATGCAAAGCAAATTCAGCTCCCTCCCATGTTGCTGCAACCCATGTTGGAGAATGCTTTTAAGCATGCATTTGAAATAGACTATATAGCACCCACCATGCAAGTTACAATAGATATAGATAAGAACTTTATACATTGCAAAATTGAGGACAACGGCTTAGGTATTGACACAACCAGGCAAAGAGAAAAACCGCCGAGATATACCCACACTGCCATGCAAGTGGCTGCTAACCGACTTGAGTTAATGACAACATCCGATGGCAGTAAAGGGACGATAGAAATAATAGACAAAAGTAACTTAAATAATCTTTCAACAGGCACTATAGTAATATTACATATACCCTTAACCCTTGAACAATAA
- a CDS encoding type B 50S ribosomal protein L31, which translates to MKKGIHPDNYRLVVFKDMSCDYSFITRSGVDTKETIKWEDGNEYPLFKLEISDKSHPFFTGKSNLIDTAGRIDKFRKRYQNK; encoded by the coding sequence ATGAAAAAAGGAATTCACCCCGATAATTACAGACTTGTAGTATTTAAAGATATGTCGTGCGATTATTCGTTCATCACCCGCTCAGGTGTTGATACTAAAGAAACTATTAAATGGGAAGACGGCAACGAATACCCTTTGTTCAAATTGGAGATTTCAGACAAGAGTCACCCCTTCTTCACTGGCAAATCGAACTTGATTGACACCGCAGGAAGAATTGATAAATTCCGCAAACGCTACCAAAACAAGTAA
- a CDS encoding phosphatidate cytidylyltransferase: protein MIIFFGLSLFPVFYIIFFKQNGNTSLLKKYILYLVLAFGSIYIIEFGYALYWALVIALVGFFEVLKHLRLYNKNKLIPIIIYLLFALNFVVVNYIYLNENNLREGMLYVYALVLVFDGMSQLGGQIFGRRKLTSQLSPNKTLEGLITGIVFCYLANMAIYLQGDVVFVKFIYWIAPMLISIAALSGDLLASYYKRVCGIKDYSNLLPGHGGILDRYDGVIGASVVVWILNFAQ, encoded by the coding sequence TTGATTATCTTCTTTGGGTTAAGTTTATTCCCTGTTTTTTATATTATATTTTTCAAACAAAATGGGAATACCTCTTTGCTCAAAAAATATATATTGTATTTGGTACTAGCTTTCGGGTCAATATATATAATAGAATTTGGTTATGCTTTATATTGGGCTTTGGTAATCGCCCTTGTAGGCTTTTTTGAAGTATTGAAACATTTAAGATTATATAATAAGAATAAACTAATACCCATTATTATATACCTACTATTTGCGTTAAATTTTGTAGTCGTCAATTATATATATTTGAATGAAAATAACCTGCGTGAGGGTATGTTATATGTATATGCTTTGGTGTTGGTTTTTGATGGTATGTCGCAACTGGGCGGGCAAATATTTGGGAGACGAAAATTAACATCACAATTAAGTCCCAATAAAACTTTAGAGGGTTTAATTACAGGCATTGTTTTTTGTTATCTGGCAAATATGGCAATCTACTTACAGGGTGACGTAGTATTCGTAAAATTTATATATTGGATAGCCCCCATGCTTATTAGTATTGCTGCATTAAGTGGCGATTTATTGGCTTCGTATTATAAAAGAGTTTGTGGCATTAAAGATTATAGCAACCTATTGCCAGGGCATGGCGGCATCCTCGACCGTTACGACGGAGTGATAGGGGCATCGGTTGTAGTATGGATATTGAATTTTGCACAATAA
- a CDS encoding NAD(P)-dependent alcohol dehydrogenase: MRAIINTEYGPPEVVKLMEVDKPTPKDNEVLIKVYATTVNRTDCGFRSAEYFISRFFSGLLRPKNKTLGNEFAGEIDAIGRNVTLFKTGDKVFGYNDTKFGAHAEYMTMMEDEAITTMPSNLTYEEAAPITEGGHYALCDLRAAKIKSGQKILINGATGAIGSAAVQLARHFGASVTAVCNTQNIELIKSLGADVVIDYSKEDFTKINQTFDIVFDAVGKSSFGRCKPLLNKKGIYMSTELGKNSENIFLALITPLFGGKKVLFPIPTISKKDVVFLKELVENNKYKPVIDRRYTLEQIVEAYKFVETGQKTGNVVVTLT, from the coding sequence ATGAGAGCAATTATAAATACAGAATATGGACCACCTGAGGTTGTTAAATTGATGGAGGTTGACAAACCTACACCAAAAGATAACGAAGTGCTGATAAAAGTTTATGCCACCACTGTAAACCGTACCGACTGTGGATTCAGAAGTGCTGAGTATTTTATAAGCAGATTTTTCAGTGGACTTTTAAGACCCAAAAATAAAACGCTTGGAAACGAGTTTGCTGGAGAAATAGACGCAATCGGCAGAAACGTAACATTATTTAAAACTGGCGACAAGGTGTTTGGTTATAATGATACAAAGTTTGGGGCACATGCCGAGTATATGACGATGATGGAGGATGAAGCCATAACAACAATGCCGAGTAATTTAACATACGAGGAAGCTGCACCCATTACTGAAGGTGGACACTACGCCCTGTGCGATTTAAGAGCAGCGAAAATTAAAAGCGGACAAAAAATCCTGATCAATGGTGCTACAGGTGCCATTGGCTCGGCGGCTGTGCAACTGGCAAGACACTTTGGTGCATCGGTTACAGCCGTGTGCAATACACAAAATATAGAACTCATAAAATCATTGGGAGCTGACGTGGTAATTGACTATAGTAAAGAAGACTTTACCAAAATAAACCAGACATTTGATATAGTATTTGATGCGGTTGGCAAAAGTTCATTCGGTCGATGCAAACCCTTGCTCAATAAGAAGGGCATATATATGTCGACAGAACTCGGGAAAAATTCGGAAAATATATTTTTAGCTCTTATTACCCCATTATTTGGCGGCAAAAAAGTATTATTCCCTATCCCTACAATTAGTAAAAAAGATGTTGTTTTCTTAAAAGAACTGGTGGAAAATAACAAGTATAAACCTGTAATTGACAGACGATATACGTTAGAACAAATTGTTGAAGCATACAAGTTTGTGGAAACAGGACAAAAAACAGGAAATGTAGTAGTAACCTTAACCTAA
- a CDS encoding phosphoribosyltransferase family protein yields MNTSIMHHQQVEQKLNRLAWQVYEKNTEEPVILLAGIAQRGYAIAQRLESYLASISNIKIELLKITVDKEKPSNETTILDKDIATLSNSPVVVVDDVLNSGRTLVFALTPFIKNKHPQISTLVLVDRNHRRFPMHADFVGMSLATTMQEHVEVTFENGKFEVFLQ; encoded by the coding sequence ATGAATACTTCCATTATGCACCACCAGCAAGTTGAACAAAAGCTGAACCGACTTGCCTGGCAGGTTTACGAAAAGAACACCGAAGAACCCGTTATTCTATTGGCAGGTATTGCCCAGCGTGGTTATGCCATAGCACAAAGGTTGGAAAGTTACTTGGCTTCCATTTCCAATATAAAAATAGAATTGCTCAAGATAACTGTTGACAAAGAGAAGCCATCAAACGAAACTACCATACTCGACAAAGATATCGCCACATTAAGCAATAGCCCTGTGGTGGTGGTTGACGATGTGCTTAACTCGGGCCGGACTTTGGTATTTGCTCTCACGCCTTTTATTAAAAACAAACATCCACAAATCAGTACTTTGGTATTGGTAGACCGCAACCACAGGCGTTTCCCCATGCATGCCGATTTTGTGGGCATGTCGCTAGCTACTACCATGCAAGAGCATGTGGAAGTGACTTTTGAAAATGGAAAGTTTGAGGTGTTTTTGCAATAG
- a CDS encoding DUF4256 domain-containing protein: MLKSRFEKNMNRHKGIEWANLQAKLEANIDKLWSLNQMEETGGEPDVIGYDKSEYIFNACSTESPKGRRSICYDHEALESRKENKPANSAIEMAADMGIELLTEEQYKSLQKLGYFDTKISSWVLTPPAIRKLGGALFCDCRYGTVFVYHNGAESYYAVRGFRGSLRV; this comes from the coding sequence ATTCTCAAATCCCGTTTTGAGAAAAACATGAACCGACATAAAGGTATCGAATGGGCCAATTTACAAGCAAAATTAGAAGCCAATATAGATAAACTTTGGTCGCTCAACCAAATGGAAGAAACCGGTGGCGAACCTGATGTTATTGGTTATGACAAGAGCGAATATATTTTCAATGCTTGCTCTACAGAAAGCCCCAAAGGACGCAGAAGTATATGTTACGACCACGAAGCATTGGAGTCAAGAAAAGAAAACAAGCCCGCAAATAGTGCTATAGAAATGGCAGCAGATATGGGCATTGAACTTTTAACAGAAGAACAATATAAGTCTTTGCAAAAACTCGGATACTTCGATACGAAAATATCGAGCTGGGTGCTAACACCTCCTGCTATTCGAAAACTCGGTGGTGCCCTCTTTTGTGATTGCCGCTACGGCACTGTCTTCGTGTATCACAACGGTGCGGAATCTTACTATGCTGTTAGGGGGTTCCGTGGCTCGTTAAGGGTCTAA
- a CDS encoding CDP-alcohol phosphatidyltransferase family protein, with product MKLRHIPNILSAYRLVALPFISFAIYNGFRDWFFPLLFINLGTDILDGFLARRFKWETDFGARLDSIADIGTYIMAFWGMITLEYAFVSSHSFSFIIIIGMYLLPQLLSFARFRKFPSFHLYSNKVTGYVQGFFMLFYYMQWSIETYFIFMFWISCLAYIEEFLIALFIPAMRSNLKGIYWMLKEDGKIV from the coding sequence ATGAAATTAAGGCATATACCTAATATTTTATCGGCTTATAGGTTGGTGGCTTTGCCTTTTATTAGTTTTGCCATATATAATGGTTTCAGAGATTGGTTTTTTCCTTTGTTATTCATCAATTTGGGAACTGATATTTTAGATGGTTTTTTGGCCCGTCGTTTTAAATGGGAAACCGATTTTGGTGCTAGGCTTGATTCCATAGCTGATATAGGAACTTATATAATGGCTTTTTGGGGTATGATTACCTTGGAGTATGCTTTTGTGAGTAGCCATAGCTTTTCTTTTATCATTATTATTGGCATGTATTTGTTGCCGCAGCTTTTATCATTTGCACGCTTTAGAAAATTTCCTAGTTTTCATTTATACTCCAATAAGGTTACAGGATATGTGCAAGGATTTTTCATGTTGTTTTATTATATGCAGTGGAGCATAGAAACGTATTTCATTTTTATGTTTTGGATAAGCTGTCTAGCATATATTGAAGAGTTTTTGATAGCCTTATTTATACCTGCTATGCGTTCTAATTTGAAAGGGATATATTGGATGCTTAAGGAGGATGGAAAAATCGTGTAG
- a CDS encoding peptide-N-glycosidase F-related protein, giving the protein MKSLPFLYFLFITAIIHAAPGDTTHVQFHNKIDMNAYGNYDFKGAFPSTGKSWNKIMMKYTMGCSSTGCSGWDYTTHIQYLQLTGVLDSNIASIDTLLQDTTWNVYPVIEKYELARVITPYGTYMNAGSNGYTNNWRLPHWYDVTDFASILHDSAILRAFYSGWSSGFSVTLDFYFIEGTPSRPVLALQNLWGKGGDSYGYNSASFEKNVMFEKKAYILPATKLAKVTFVPSGHGFDNSLNAAEFYDEPFDVKVNNVKIATNHIWNNQCGQNPVFPQGGTWIYNRANWCPGSKVGEFSYEVGKHLKVDTNAFDIDFEPYSTSGNQGPSYTISSMLFQYGDYQYSNEASIEDIISPSKDSSYIRLNPICSNPVIVIKNYGKDDLSTLQISYGLIGNTKQVYHWSGKLKFGESQKVSLPMLNWVGASKTSVFEVTIDKPNGKADELMYNNTKISGLLLTQKLDNKLIVWLRTNNSPTENSYNFKDGDGKVLFSRSGFAAATLYKDTFTLPDGCISFELHDDGGNGIDWWANKQTAGSGYCWIRNLSGTFTKKINPDFGNAIVYRFNTTYGLPVEEQNANDLSFYLYPNPAKNYFVIDAENANKTIQVQVFDLTGKLITAAPCTGTKTINTEGWAEGLYFVRIENEGSVTTYKVVVE; this is encoded by the coding sequence ATGAAATCTCTCCCCTTCCTATATTTCCTATTTATAACTGCGATAATTCATGCAGCCCCAGGCGATACCACCCATGTGCAGTTTCATAACAAAATAGATATGAACGCTTATGGTAATTACGATTTTAAAGGTGCATTTCCCAGTACAGGAAAATCGTGGAACAAAATCATGATGAAATATACGATGGGCTGCTCATCAACTGGTTGCTCGGGTTGGGACTACACCACCCATATACAATATCTGCAACTCACCGGAGTCTTGGACTCCAACATTGCCAGCATCGATACCCTGCTGCAAGATACCACTTGGAACGTTTACCCTGTAATTGAAAAATACGAACTGGCCAGGGTCATCACCCCTTATGGCACTTATATGAATGCGGGCAGCAATGGCTACACCAATAACTGGCGATTGCCCCACTGGTACGATGTTACCGATTTTGCTTCCATCCTCCACGACTCGGCCATACTCAGAGCCTTTTACTCGGGTTGGAGCAGTGGATTTAGTGTTACTTTAGATTTTTATTTTATTGAAGGCACTCCGTCACGCCCTGTATTGGCCCTGCAAAACCTGTGGGGTAAAGGAGGTGATAGCTATGGTTATAACAGTGCCTCTTTCGAAAAAAATGTGATGTTCGAAAAGAAAGCCTACATATTACCCGCCACAAAATTAGCCAAAGTTACCTTTGTTCCCTCAGGCCATGGCTTCGATAATAGCTTGAATGCAGCCGAGTTTTATGATGAGCCTTTCGATGTAAAAGTAAACAATGTCAAAATAGCTACCAATCATATATGGAATAACCAATGCGGGCAGAACCCAGTGTTTCCCCAAGGCGGCACTTGGATATATAATAGGGCTAACTGGTGCCCTGGCAGCAAGGTAGGCGAATTCTCGTACGAGGTAGGTAAGCATTTAAAAGTCGATACAAATGCCTTTGACATAGACTTCGAACCTTATAGCACTAGCGGCAACCAGGGGCCAAGCTACACCATTAGTTCCATGCTGTTCCAGTATGGCGATTATCAATACAGCAATGAAGCATCTATAGAAGATATTATCTCCCCTAGCAAAGACTCCAGTTATATCAGGCTCAATCCTATTTGCTCCAATCCCGTAATTGTAATTAAAAACTATGGCAAAGACGATCTTTCCACCTTGCAAATTAGTTATGGGTTAATAGGAAATACAAAGCAAGTATACCATTGGAGCGGGAAGCTTAAATTTGGAGAAAGCCAAAAAGTGAGCCTACCCATGCTCAATTGGGTGGGTGCTTCCAAAACCAGCGTGTTCGAAGTAACCATTGATAAGCCCAATGGCAAGGCCGATGAACTCATGTATAATAATACCAAAATCTCTGGATTGTTATTGACACAAAAACTGGATAACAAACTGATAGTATGGTTAAGAACGAATAATAGCCCTACTGAGAATTCTTACAATTTTAAAGATGGAGATGGTAAAGTACTGTTTAGCAGATCAGGATTTGCAGCAGCTACGCTTTATAAAGATACCTTTACCTTGCCTGATGGTTGTATAAGTTTTGAATTGCATGATGATGGTGGCAATGGCATTGACTGGTGGGCTAATAAGCAAACTGCTGGCAGTGGCTACTGTTGGATAAGAAACCTGTCAGGCACTTTTACCAAAAAGATAAATCCCGATTTTGGAAACGCAATAGTATATAGATTTAATACTACTTATGGCTTGCCCGTAGAGGAGCAAAATGCAAATGATTTGAGTTTTTATTTATATCCCAATCCGGCAAAGAACTATTTTGTAATTGATGCGGAAAATGCCAATAAAACTATACAAGTGCAGGTATTCGACCTTACTGGAAAGTTAATTACTGCGGCACCATGCACAGGCACAAAAACCATTAATACAGAAGGTTGGGCCGAGGGATTATATTTTGTGAGGATAGAGAACGAAGGTTCTGTGACTACCTATAAAGTAGTGGTTGAGTAA
- a CDS encoding winged helix-turn-helix domain-containing protein — translation MKGPEFLKYVNPVLKTLQANGGAGNASNTIEQIIEDLAITDKELEEVTSNGQSRIRNQIQWARIYLFKAGLIDNTQRGIWRLTNEGLERKLTDEDVYNLFKGVQESVKKTATVTPKKVEEKFEETSTEDEKHSIGLINIIQSLSPAGFEVS, via the coding sequence ATGAAAGGACCAGAGTTTTTGAAGTATGTAAATCCAGTATTGAAAACATTACAAGCAAATGGAGGAGCTGGAAATGCATCAAATACGATAGAACAAATTATTGAAGACCTTGCGATAACTGATAAAGAGTTAGAGGAAGTCACTTCTAACGGACAGTCCCGTATTCGAAATCAAATTCAATGGGCAAGAATTTATCTTTTTAAAGCAGGTTTAATAGATAATACCCAAAGGGGAATTTGGAGATTGACGAATGAGGGACTTGAAAGGAAACTTACAGATGAAGATGTTTATAATCTATTTAAAGGGGTGCAAGAAAGTGTAAAAAAGACTGCAACAGTCACTCCCAAGAAAGTTGAAGAAAAATTTGAGGAGACATCAACCGAAGATGAAAAACATTCTATTGGATTAATAAATATTATACAAAGTTTGTCGCCAGCCGGTTTTGAGGTTAGTTGA
- a CDS encoding YdeI/OmpD-associated family protein → MNPKVDFYFSKARRWQDEIEKLRMIVLDCELTEELKWGCPAYNLEGSKIVLIHVFKEYCALLFFKGVLMKDPKSILIQQTENVQTARQMRFTSIEQIVKMQATIKAYIKEAIAVEKAGLKVPLKKTAEFKMSEEFKNVLEDMPKLKTAFYALTPGRQKGYLLHFSSAKQQKTRQSRIEKYIPQILKRKGLED, encoded by the coding sequence ATGAATCCAAAAGTTGATTTTTATTTCAGTAAAGCCAGAAGATGGCAGGACGAAATTGAGAAATTGAGAATGATTGTTCTTGATTGTGAGCTAACCGAAGAATTGAAGTGGGGTTGCCCAGCTTATAACCTTGAGGGAAGTAAAATAGTTTTAATCCATGTATTTAAAGAATACTGTGCCCTTTTATTTTTTAAAGGTGTATTAATGAAAGACCCGAAAAGTATCCTGATACAACAAACAGAAAATGTACAGACAGCAAGGCAGATGCGGTTTACCAGCATTGAGCAAATAGTTAAAATGCAAGCCACCATTAAAGCATATATTAAAGAAGCTATAGCGGTGGAAAAAGCAGGTTTGAAAGTGCCACTGAAAAAGACCGCTGAATTTAAAATGTCTGAAGAATTTAAAAATGTATTAGAAGATATGCCCAAATTAAAAACTGCATTTTATGCATTAACACCAGGCAGACAAAAAGGATATTTATTGCACTTTTCGTCAGCCAAACAACAAAAAACTCGGCAGTCGCGGATTGAAAAATATATACCGCAAATTCTCAAAAGAAAAGGATTGGAAGATTAA